Proteins encoded by one window of Ralstonia sp. RRA:
- a CDS encoding DUF488 family protein, which yields MTLRIVRLGEPRSPDEGLRIGTVRRPPRGVPKEEFASRDFYDVWMPLLSPTPELVKQAQAAQAAHDEKGWQTFVRHFRTEMRDGDAARLLDMLAALSHQTNLSVGCYCEDEAHCHRSVLRELLKERGAKVAEA from the coding sequence ATGACCCTACGTATCGTCCGCCTTGGTGAGCCGCGCTCCCCCGATGAAGGCCTGCGTATCGGCACCGTGCGACGCCCGCCGCGCGGCGTGCCCAAGGAAGAATTCGCCAGCCGCGACTTCTACGATGTCTGGATGCCGCTGCTCTCGCCCACGCCGGAACTCGTCAAGCAGGCCCAGGCTGCACAGGCGGCGCATGACGAGAAAGGCTGGCAGACCTTCGTGCGCCACTTCCGCACGGAAATGCGAGACGGCGATGCCGCGCGCCTGCTCGACATGCTGGCCGCGCTGTCACACCAGACCAATCTCTCCGTCGGCTGCTATTGCGAGGACGAAGCGCATTGCCACCGCTCGGTGCTGCGCGAGCTGTTGAAGGAGCGTGGAGCCAAGGTGGCTGAAGCCTGA
- a CDS encoding PAS domain-containing protein — protein MTLAEENHLLLREGRKIVEALGKTLAPLVEVVLHDLTDADHSVVAIANNLSGRQVGDAATEMGLARMADPDFPEVIENYANRFPDGRPAKSTSIGLKNSRGDYVAAICLNMDVSMLSAVTTGLTQLMRVDVAAPPVPESLTPRRVEDVRTALEHFAAARNTTPMAMTLDQRREAMRELADSGLLNLRRALSEVAQTLGVARSTVYTYLPENTPT, from the coding sequence ATGACACTCGCTGAAGAAAATCACCTCCTGCTGCGCGAAGGTCGCAAGATCGTTGAAGCGCTGGGCAAGACGCTGGCGCCGCTGGTGGAGGTCGTGCTGCACGACCTGACCGACGCCGACCATTCCGTCGTCGCCATCGCCAACAATCTGTCGGGCCGACAGGTGGGCGATGCCGCCACCGAGATGGGCCTGGCGCGCATGGCCGATCCGGATTTCCCGGAAGTCATCGAGAACTACGCCAATCGCTTCCCCGACGGGCGGCCCGCCAAGAGCACATCGATCGGCCTGAAGAACAGCCGTGGCGACTACGTGGCCGCCATCTGCCTGAACATGGACGTCTCCATGCTGAGCGCCGTGACGACGGGCCTCACGCAACTGATGCGCGTGGATGTGGCTGCCCCGCCGGTGCCCGAATCCCTCACGCCACGCCGCGTGGAAGACGTGCGCACTGCGCTCGAACACTTTGCCGCCGCACGCAACACCACCCCCATGGCGATGACGCTCGACCAGCGCCGCGAAGCCATGCGTGAGTTGGCCGACAGCGGCTTGCTGAACCTGCGCCGCGCGCTGTCTGAAGTCGCGCAAACGCTGGGCGTGGCGCGCTCCACCGTCTACACCTACCTCCCCGAAAACACCCCAACTTGA
- a CDS encoding alpha/beta hydrolase — translation MKILPTLARHLGAALIGLAALQAQAAPAVQDRIVDAAGLQIHTLQAGSGPETPVVLLHGYAETSHMWLPLIPRLADRRVVLAPDLPGAGTSSIPAAGFDKKTLAQDIHAMVQAMGYRKVKLVGHDIGLMVAYAYAAQYPDEVESITLMDAFLPGVGDWTKVWLLRDLWHFHFYGDTPLKLVQGRERIYFEHFWNDFAADPKHSVPEADRQFYARTYGQPGRMAAGFEYFHAFPKDAEDFAGFAKTPLKMPMLVLAGERASGAFLIEQAKLVATNVNSVTMKGSGHWLMEEAPEPTMTELVRFINAPA, via the coding sequence ATGAAGATTCTTCCTACCCTGGCGCGCCACCTGGGCGCCGCGCTGATCGGTCTGGCTGCGCTGCAGGCGCAGGCCGCCCCTGCCGTGCAGGACCGCATCGTCGATGCCGCCGGCCTGCAGATCCATACGCTGCAAGCCGGTAGCGGCCCAGAAACCCCGGTCGTGCTGCTGCATGGCTATGCCGAAACCAGCCACATGTGGCTGCCGCTGATTCCGCGCCTGGCTGATCGCCGCGTGGTGCTGGCGCCAGACCTGCCGGGTGCCGGCACGTCGTCGATTCCCGCCGCGGGCTTCGACAAGAAGACGCTGGCGCAGGACATCCACGCCATGGTGCAGGCCATGGGCTACCGCAAGGTCAAGCTGGTCGGCCACGACATCGGCCTGATGGTGGCGTACGCCTACGCCGCGCAGTACCCCGATGAAGTGGAAAGCATCACCCTCATGGACGCCTTCCTACCCGGCGTGGGCGACTGGACGAAGGTCTGGCTGCTGCGCGACCTGTGGCACTTCCACTTCTACGGCGACACGCCACTCAAGCTGGTGCAGGGCCGCGAGCGCATCTACTTCGAACACTTCTGGAACGACTTTGCCGCCGATCCGAAGCACTCGGTGCCCGAAGCGGATCGCCAGTTTTATGCGCGCACCTACGGCCAACCGGGCCGCATGGCTGCGGGGTTTGAGTACTTCCACGCCTTCCCGAAGGATGCGGAGGACTTTGCCGGCTTTGCCAAGACGCCGCTCAAGATGCCGATGCTTGTGCTGGCGGGGGAGAGGGCTTCCGGCGCCTTCCTGATCGAACAGGCCAAGCTGGTGGCGACCAACGTCAACAGTGTGACCATGAAGGGCTCTGGCCACTGGCTGATGGAAGAAGCACCTGAGCCCACCATGACGGAGTTGGTGCGCTTCATCAACGCGCCCGCCTAG
- a CDS encoding multidrug/biocide efflux PACE transporter has protein sequence MQVPAKTPVERVFHALSFELLATIICAPLFSWLMGVSLAHMGALTLMFAGVAMVWNMIFNALFERVEHRYKLSRTLAVRVVHACLFEGGLVIMLVPLGAWWLNVSLWEAFVIDIGIMLFFLPYTFFFNLAYDHLRARWMARRALA, from the coding sequence ATGCAAGTCCCAGCCAAAACCCCTGTTGAGCGCGTCTTCCACGCGCTGAGCTTCGAGCTTCTCGCCACCATCATTTGCGCGCCGCTGTTCAGCTGGCTGATGGGCGTGTCGCTTGCCCACATGGGTGCACTGACACTCATGTTTGCCGGCGTCGCGATGGTGTGGAACATGATCTTCAACGCGCTCTTCGAGCGTGTGGAGCATCGCTACAAGCTCTCGCGCACGCTGGCCGTGCGTGTGGTGCATGCCTGCCTGTTCGAGGGCGGCCTGGTCATCATGCTGGTGCCGCTGGGCGCGTGGTGGCTGAACGTGAGCCTGTGGGAAGCCTTCGTGATCGACATCGGCATCATGCTGTTCTTCCTGCCGTACACGTTCTTCTTCAACCTCGCCTACGACCACTTGCGGGCCCGCTGGATGGCGCGCCGCGCGCTGGCCTGA
- a CDS encoding RidA family protein → MSDVRYLNAPDLRPPAGHYSHVVCANGFVFVAGQIPVTPTGEKLVDAPFEAQVRQVLANLDAVLAVAGTDRSRLVQVRVYVTDMETHWPAFDALYREWIGELRPARAVVPVPTLHYGLAVEIEATALAG, encoded by the coding sequence ATGAGTGACGTGCGCTATCTGAACGCACCGGACTTGCGTCCACCTGCGGGGCACTATTCGCACGTCGTCTGTGCGAATGGCTTCGTGTTTGTGGCGGGGCAGATTCCCGTCACGCCCACGGGTGAAAAGCTGGTCGATGCGCCGTTCGAGGCGCAGGTGCGGCAGGTGCTCGCCAACCTTGATGCGGTGCTTGCCGTCGCCGGCACGGATCGTTCGCGCCTCGTGCAGGTGCGTGTGTATGTGACCGACATGGAAACGCACTGGCCAGCCTTCGATGCGCTGTACCGCGAATGGATTGGCGAGTTGCGCCCGGCGCGCGCCGTGGTGCCGGTGCCGACGCTGCACTACGGACTGGCTGTCGAGATTGAGGCGACCGCGCTGGCAGGGTGA
- a CDS encoding flagellar brake protein has translation MTQPTRQLTQEDVPIGQPLPFALADSGGRLLLPAGVVVPDTEDARLLFHHGPVMVSDQPGDATVAPSGDAAEGKPRLGATGLSIGTILQVQEKSAPVRGPLPCRLIGYIEGEALFITQPADAKRTLRPEMRDVLLLRGFSGRAVVSMLCSVVASGQFPSPYIVLAMPTKVHKVQLRKAKRVQVRIGATMRAEGQPATAADRVAIIRDICLNGALVQSVGAAFQPGDWLNLDFSAYVDGQQEDFSITGRVASGSPALGAPTSAFPSFGVEFSLSKEQTARLSRLIIERLDE, from the coding sequence ATGACCCAGCCTACGCGGCAACTCACGCAGGAAGATGTACCGATCGGCCAGCCACTGCCGTTTGCCCTGGCGGACAGCGGTGGGCGGCTGCTCTTGCCGGCCGGGGTGGTGGTGCCCGACACGGAAGATGCGCGACTGTTGTTTCATCATGGCCCCGTGATGGTCTCCGACCAGCCGGGCGATGCCACCGTTGCTCCATCGGGTGATGCAGCGGAGGGCAAACCGCGCTTGGGGGCGACCGGCCTGTCGATCGGCACCATCCTGCAGGTTCAGGAGAAATCCGCCCCAGTGCGAGGCCCGTTGCCGTGCCGCTTGATTGGCTACATCGAAGGCGAGGCACTGTTCATCACGCAGCCCGCCGATGCCAAGCGCACGCTGCGTCCTGAGATGCGTGACGTGCTGCTGCTGCGCGGATTCTCCGGGCGCGCGGTGGTCAGCATGCTGTGCAGCGTGGTGGCGTCAGGGCAGTTTCCCTCGCCCTACATCGTCCTTGCGATGCCGACCAAGGTGCACAAGGTGCAACTGCGCAAGGCAAAGCGCGTGCAGGTCCGCATCGGCGCGACGATGCGTGCGGAGGGGCAACCGGCAACGGCCGCGGATCGTGTCGCCATCATCCGCGATATCTGCCTCAACGGTGCGCTGGTGCAAAGCGTGGGCGCAGCGTTCCAACCGGGCGATTGGCTGAATCTGGACTTCAGCGCCTATGTGGATGGGCAGCAAGAAGACTTCTCCATCACGGGGCGTGTTGCCAGCGGCTCACCGGCGCTGGGTGCGCCGACGTCTGCGTTTCCGTCGTTTGGCGTGGAGTTCTCGCTCTCGAAAGAGCAGACGGCGCGGCTATCGCGCCTGATCATCGAGCGGCTGGACGAGTAA
- a CDS encoding helix-turn-helix transcriptional regulator — translation MPRFAAMPSHASATVLRRCYESACAGDAVGIMNVLRDVCSADHAAAMVRWRVDGRLHWAASHGAHTADLLLQAARCDGVDAWPLADAEVRGAVWLDYRVHGVPLSPKRSAPRDLLPHLAQALPLCWQRIAARAGIAPAQSPSLWLTGAFHLTPREVDVADLLARGADPACIARTLGISLDTVRTHLKHVYRKTNTHSQCDVVRLMLASSVRR, via the coding sequence ATGCCGCGTTTTGCCGCCATGCCATCCCATGCCTCGGCAACCGTGCTGCGCCGGTGTTACGAGTCGGCGTGCGCGGGTGATGCCGTGGGCATCATGAACGTGCTGCGCGATGTCTGCAGCGCGGATCATGCTGCGGCCATGGTCCGCTGGCGGGTGGATGGCCGCTTGCACTGGGCGGCCTCGCACGGTGCGCATACAGCGGATTTGCTATTACAGGCGGCACGTTGCGACGGGGTGGATGCCTGGCCGCTGGCCGATGCGGAAGTGCGCGGTGCGGTGTGGCTGGACTATCGCGTGCACGGCGTACCGCTGTCGCCCAAGCGTTCTGCGCCGCGGGATCTGCTGCCGCATCTTGCGCAAGCGCTGCCGCTTTGCTGGCAACGCATTGCGGCCCGCGCCGGCATTGCGCCTGCGCAATCCCCCAGCCTGTGGCTGACCGGCGCGTTTCACCTCACACCGCGTGAAGTCGACGTGGCCGATCTCCTTGCGCGCGGAGCAGATCCGGCTTGCATTGCGCGCACGCTGGGTATTTCACTCGACACAGTGCGCACGCACCTCAAGCACGTCTATCGCAAGACCAACACGCACAGCCAGTGCGATGTGGTGCGGCTGATGCTGGCGTCCTCTGTGCGTCGCTAG
- a CDS encoding SDR family oxidoreductase: protein MNRFEGKTVLVTGGNSGIGLAAAQAFVQEGARVVITGRDAAALETARATLGSKAIAIRNETGTVAAARELTRQLQEAGLRLDAVFINAGMAKFAAVADVEEAMWDATFNANVKGAFFQIQALLPILNPGTSIVLNGSINARIGMPNSSVYAASKAALISLAKTLSSELLSAGIRVNVVSPGPVSTPIYGKLGLDADTLSATAAQIQSQIPLGRFGQPSEIAATVLHLSAPESAFIVGTEIIADGGMSQL, encoded by the coding sequence ATGAATCGCTTCGAAGGCAAGACCGTTCTGGTCACTGGCGGCAACAGCGGTATTGGCCTGGCAGCCGCCCAGGCATTTGTGCAGGAAGGCGCCCGCGTGGTCATCACCGGCCGCGACGCAGCCGCGCTGGAAACGGCACGTGCCACGCTCGGCAGCAAGGCCATCGCCATCCGCAATGAAACTGGCACCGTGGCTGCGGCGCGCGAACTGACACGCCAACTGCAGGAAGCCGGCTTGCGTCTGGACGCCGTCTTCATCAACGCCGGCATGGCCAAGTTTGCAGCCGTGGCAGACGTGGAAGAGGCTATGTGGGACGCCACCTTCAACGCCAACGTGAAGGGTGCGTTCTTCCAGATCCAGGCGCTGCTGCCCATCCTGAACCCGGGCACCTCGATCGTGCTGAATGGCTCCATCAACGCACGCATCGGCATGCCGAATTCGTCGGTGTATGCGGCGAGCAAGGCGGCGTTGATCTCGCTGGCCAAGACGCTGTCGAGTGAGCTGCTCAGCGCGGGCATCCGCGTGAATGTGGTGAGCCCCGGCCCGGTCAGCACGCCCATCTACGGCAAGCTCGGCCTGGATGCCGACACCCTGTCGGCCACCGCTGCGCAGATCCAGAGCCAGATCCCGTTGGGTCGCTTCGGCCAACCCTCGGAGATTGCGGCCACGGTGCTGCACCTGTCGGCGCCCGAGTCGGCGTTCATCGTTGGCACGGAAATCATTGCCGACGGCGGCATGAGCCAGCTCTAA
- a CDS encoding DUF1059 domain-containing protein yields MGRRYIDCRAFPSENNCSVAISADSDAELLEAAVQHAVSVHKHTDSPELRTQLQTLFKDGTPSAERPPMATA; encoded by the coding sequence ATGGGCCGCCGCTACATCGATTGCCGCGCCTTCCCCAGCGAGAACAACTGCTCGGTCGCCATCAGCGCCGACAGCGATGCCGAGTTGCTGGAGGCAGCCGTGCAGCACGCTGTGTCCGTGCACAAGCACACCGACTCGCCCGAGCTGCGCACGCAACTGCAAACCCTCTTCAAGGACGGCACCCCCTCCGCCGAACGGCCGCCGATGGCGACCGCGTGA
- a CDS encoding ABC transporter substrate-binding protein — translation MQQTRRNVLRLTMAATLATSLFGGAITAAHAEAKEVRISHGYGILYLPIMVMASEHLLEKQAKAAGLGDVKASYRILDGGNVINDAMLSGALDIASLGVPGFLTLWDKTRGSAMEVRGLSSLSSSSMYLMTRNPNVKTLADFSDKDRIAVPGIKTSLPAVVLQMAAAKTFGDKQFNKLDPITVPLPHPDATAVMLAGGSQINSHMASPPFSYTEAAAPGLHRVFNTVDVLGNITLDMTYTSKKFYDANPKLSAAFVAALDEANALIAKDKTKAAQIYIAQSKVKSSPDEVKKILDDPDSRFTTAPVGVAHYAEFMQRVGTIKNKPAAWKDLFFPTVQNRQGS, via the coding sequence ATGCAGCAAACCCGCCGCAACGTCCTACGCCTGACCATGGCCGCCACACTGGCAACATCGCTCTTCGGCGGCGCCATCACCGCTGCCCATGCAGAAGCCAAAGAAGTCCGCATCTCCCACGGCTACGGCATCCTCTACCTGCCCATCATGGTGATGGCCAGCGAGCACCTGCTAGAGAAGCAAGCCAAGGCCGCCGGCCTGGGCGACGTAAAGGCCAGCTACCGCATCCTGGACGGCGGCAACGTCATCAACGACGCCATGCTCTCCGGCGCATTGGACATCGCCTCACTCGGCGTCCCAGGCTTCCTCACGCTATGGGACAAAACCCGCGGCAGCGCCATGGAAGTCCGCGGCCTGTCGTCGCTCAGCTCATCATCGATGTACCTGATGACGCGCAACCCGAACGTAAAGACGCTGGCGGACTTCTCCGACAAAGACCGCATCGCCGTGCCAGGCATCAAGACCTCGCTGCCGGCCGTGGTGCTGCAAATGGCGGCCGCCAAAACCTTCGGCGACAAGCAGTTCAACAAGCTCGACCCGATCACCGTACCGCTGCCGCACCCGGATGCCACCGCAGTCATGCTGGCCGGCGGCAGCCAGATCAACAGCCACATGGCCTCGCCGCCGTTCTCGTACACCGAGGCCGCCGCACCGGGCCTGCACCGCGTGTTCAACACGGTCGACGTGCTCGGCAACATCACGCTGGACATGACCTACACCAGCAAGAAGTTCTACGACGCCAACCCAAAGCTGTCGGCGGCATTCGTGGCGGCGCTGGATGAAGCCAACGCGCTCATCGCCAAAGACAAGACGAAGGCGGCGCAGATCTACATCGCGCAATCGAAGGTGAAGAGCTCGCCGGACGAGGTGAAGAAGATCCTCGACGACCCGGACTCGCGCTTCACGACCGCCCCGGTGGGTGTCGCGCACTATGCTGAGTTCATGCAGCGCGTGGGCACCATCAAGAACAAGCCGGCCGCGTGGAAGGACCTGTTCTTCCCGACGGTGCAGAACCGGCAGGGTTCATAA
- a CDS encoding ABC transporter permease, whose protein sequence is MQTETLSMPTANVSDREPVYRTPVAFERIGVVEKPLSIAERLYEQAWLRKLVILIVLALVWEGGARWLDNPLLLPTFSDTAQALWAGLASGTLFARIGTSMETLLAGYALGLALSCALVVLGISNRLGQDFLETLTAMFNPLPAIALLPIALVWFGLGNGSLIFVIVHSVVWAVSLNTHAGFLSVSNTLRMVGRNYGLSGMGYLTKILIPAAFPSILTGLKIGWAFAWRTLIASELVFGVSSGQGGLGWYIYENKNQLQIPEVFAGLLTVIIIGLLVENLVFRTLEARTVKRWGMQN, encoded by the coding sequence ATGCAGACTGAGACCCTTTCCATGCCCACCGCCAACGTGAGCGATCGCGAGCCGGTGTACCGCACGCCTGTGGCGTTCGAGCGTATCGGCGTAGTCGAAAAACCGCTGTCGATTGCCGAGCGTTTGTATGAACAGGCATGGCTGCGCAAGCTGGTGATCCTGATTGTGCTGGCACTCGTGTGGGAAGGCGGCGCACGCTGGCTCGACAATCCGCTGCTGCTGCCGACCTTCTCCGACACAGCACAGGCCCTATGGGCGGGCCTGGCCAGCGGCACGCTGTTTGCGCGCATCGGCACGTCCATGGAGACCCTGCTCGCCGGCTATGCACTGGGCCTGGCGCTATCGTGTGCACTGGTGGTGCTCGGCATCAGCAACCGCCTCGGCCAGGACTTCCTGGAAACGCTCACCGCCATGTTCAACCCGCTACCGGCCATTGCCCTGCTGCCGATCGCGCTGGTGTGGTTTGGCCTGGGCAACGGCAGCCTGATCTTCGTGATCGTGCACTCGGTGGTGTGGGCCGTGTCGCTCAACACGCATGCAGGCTTCCTGTCGGTGTCGAACACACTGCGCATGGTGGGCCGCAACTACGGCCTGTCGGGCATGGGGTACCTGACCAAGATCCTGATCCCGGCCGCGTTCCCCTCCATCCTCACCGGCCTGAAGATCGGCTGGGCGTTTGCATGGCGCACGCTGATTGCATCGGAACTGGTGTTTGGCGTCAGCTCCGGCCAAGGCGGCCTCGGCTGGTACATCTACGAGAACAAGAACCAGCTGCAAATTCCAGAAGTGTTTGCCGGCCTGCTGACCGTCATCATCATCGGCCTGCTGGTGGAGAACCTAGTGTTCCGCACGCTGGAAGCGCGCACCGTGAAGCGCTGGGGCATGCAGAACTAA
- a CDS encoding alpha/beta hydrolase, giving the protein MMRLCSALAGTLALVALHATAQVPPTIADKLKAMGRSIDLPTVTALYAPTLKNQSYAGARVTRDVSYGKNAAQKLDVFTPEGPSTTPRPVLIFVHGGGFVGGDKHAAGSPFYDNVMLWATQHGMVGVNINHRLAPQNPWPAGTEDVGLAVRWVQENIAAQGGDPQRVYLLGHSAGGSLAASYVGQAQFHGSSGVGLAGAIFLSANIFDPTTSEPSAPLKAYFGDDPNRYTERSAFPGLVQTGLPMLIAVSALEPQPFERQALQLQQARCRLDRCASFVRLAGHNHLSTIFSLNTPDQSVGDAILAFIRGTNTTPTMSASR; this is encoded by the coding sequence ATGATGCGCCTTTGCAGCGCCCTCGCCGGCACCCTTGCACTCGTTGCACTGCACGCCACCGCCCAGGTACCGCCCACGATTGCCGACAAGCTCAAGGCGATGGGTCGCTCCATCGACCTGCCCACCGTCACCGCGCTGTATGCACCCACGCTGAAGAACCAGTCGTACGCCGGCGCACGCGTCACGCGCGACGTGAGCTATGGCAAGAACGCCGCACAGAAGCTCGACGTCTTCACACCGGAAGGCCCCTCCACTACGCCGCGCCCTGTGCTGATCTTCGTGCATGGCGGCGGCTTCGTCGGCGGCGACAAGCACGCAGCCGGCAGCCCCTTCTACGACAACGTGATGCTGTGGGCCACGCAGCACGGCATGGTGGGCGTGAACATCAACCATCGACTGGCCCCGCAGAATCCGTGGCCCGCCGGCACCGAAGATGTCGGCCTGGCCGTGCGCTGGGTGCAGGAGAACATCGCCGCGCAAGGTGGTGACCCGCAGCGGGTCTATCTGCTCGGGCACTCGGCAGGCGGGTCGCTGGCGGCCTCTTATGTGGGGCAAGCGCAGTTCCATGGGTCATCGGGTGTGGGGCTGGCAGGCGCAATCTTTCTGTCGGCCAACATCTTCGACCCGACCACCTCGGAACCGAGCGCACCGCTCAAGGCGTACTTTGGTGACGACCCGAACCGCTATACCGAGCGCTCCGCATTCCCAGGGCTCGTGCAAACCGGTCTGCCAATGCTGATTGCGGTCAGCGCGTTGGAACCACAGCCATTCGAACGCCAGGCCCTGCAGCTACAGCAAGCGCGCTGCCGGCTGGACCGCTGTGCGTCGTTCGTGCGCCTGGCGGGGCACAACCACCTGTCGACGATCTTCTCGCTCAACACGCCGGACCAAAGTGTGGGCGATGCGATCCTCGCGTTCATCCGCGGCACCAACACCACCCCAACGATGTCAGCATCGCGATAA
- a CDS encoding threo-3-hydroxy-L-aspartate ammonia-lyase yields the protein MSLPISYDDVVAAHARLQGVAHKTPVLTSSTANAMTGAELFFKAENFQRMGAFKFRGAYNALSQFTPEQRKAGVITFSSGNHAQGVALSAKLLGMRAVIVMPKDAPALKVEATRGYGGEVVFYDRYTEDREAIGRQLAEERGLTLIPPYDHPHVMAGQGTAAKELIEEVGQLDVVLAPLGGGGLLSGTATAVRALNPACKIIGVEPEAGNDGQQSLRKGEIVHIDTPKTVADGAQTQHLGNYTFAVIRELVDDIVTVSDAELVSMMQFFAGRMKAVVEPTGCLAAAAAFTGKVDVVAKRVGVIISGGNVDLPLFAKLVSGAA from the coding sequence ATGAGCTTGCCGATTTCCTACGACGACGTTGTTGCCGCCCACGCCCGCCTGCAAGGCGTTGCCCACAAGACGCCCGTGCTGACGTCGAGTACCGCCAACGCCATGACCGGCGCCGAACTGTTCTTCAAGGCAGAGAACTTCCAGCGCATGGGCGCGTTCAAGTTTCGCGGGGCGTACAACGCGCTCTCGCAGTTCACGCCGGAGCAGCGCAAGGCGGGCGTGATCACGTTCTCGTCGGGCAACCATGCGCAGGGGGTTGCGCTGTCGGCCAAGTTGCTCGGCATGCGTGCCGTCATCGTCATGCCCAAGGACGCGCCCGCCCTCAAGGTGGAAGCCACGCGCGGCTATGGCGGCGAGGTGGTGTTCTACGATCGCTACACCGAAGACCGCGAAGCCATTGGCCGCCAGCTGGCCGAAGAGCGCGGCCTGACGCTGATTCCGCCGTACGATCACCCGCACGTGATGGCCGGGCAAGGCACGGCGGCCAAGGAGCTGATTGAAGAGGTCGGTCAGCTCGACGTGGTGCTCGCCCCGCTGGGCGGTGGCGGGCTGCTCTCGGGCACGGCCACGGCGGTGCGCGCGTTGAACCCCGCGTGCAAGATCATCGGCGTGGAACCCGAGGCCGGCAACGATGGCCAGCAGAGCCTGCGCAAGGGCGAGATCGTCCACATCGATACGCCCAAGACGGTGGCCGACGGCGCGCAGACGCAGCATCTGGGCAACTACACGTTTGCTGTGATCCGCGAGCTGGTCGACGACATCGTCACCGTGAGCGATGCGGAGCTGGTGAGCATGATGCAGTTTTTCGCTGGCCGCATGAAGGCGGTGGTTGAGCCCACCGGCTGCCTGGCTGCCGCTGCCGCGTTCACCGGCAAGGTGGATGTGGTGGCCAAGCGCGTCGGGGTGATCATTTCGGGCGGCAATGTGGACTTGCCGCTTTTCGCCAAGCTGGTCTCGGGGGCTGCATGA
- a CDS encoding LysR family transcriptional regulator: MRHSPEALLAFAEAATLGSFSAAARKLGKRQSTISEAIGNLEIDLGLTLFDRSTRQPTLTEAGHAMLTQVRRVLEAGEQMDRMAAQMAGGLEARLTLVVSDTYQSDRYEQTLAALEQRFPDLELECLIAEYEDVLDIIQQGRAQLGLVATQPTYPPDIGAATIAEQSEIGLFVGRQHPFAQYGDAEVPHTVLRETRELRLNTFVDPVGPRAETTPVRSLRRWSAPSYLMLLEMAVLGFGWTELPRWLVDHFAADRLHEVRARGWPRHIPVDVVWSRRRTLGQAGAWLLETMLAETA, encoded by the coding sequence ATGCGTCACTCCCCTGAAGCGCTGCTGGCCTTTGCAGAAGCCGCCACGCTCGGTTCGTTCTCGGCAGCGGCGCGCAAGCTGGGCAAACGGCAATCGACCATCAGCGAGGCGATCGGCAACCTGGAGATCGACCTGGGCCTGACGCTGTTCGACCGCAGCACACGTCAGCCGACCCTGACCGAAGCCGGCCACGCCATGCTCACGCAGGTGCGCCGCGTGCTTGAAGCCGGCGAGCAGATGGACCGCATGGCCGCGCAGATGGCCGGCGGCCTGGAGGCGCGCCTCACCCTGGTGGTGTCCGACACATACCAGTCCGACCGCTACGAGCAGACCCTCGCTGCGCTTGAACAGCGCTTTCCCGACCTGGAACTCGAATGCCTGATCGCCGAGTACGAAGATGTGCTCGACATCATCCAGCAGGGCCGTGCGCAACTGGGGCTGGTGGCAACACAACCGACTTATCCGCCCGACATTGGCGCGGCCACCATTGCCGAGCAGTCGGAGATTGGCCTGTTCGTCGGGCGGCAGCATCCGTTCGCGCAATACGGCGACGCGGAAGTGCCGCACACGGTGCTGCGCGAGACGCGCGAACTGCGCCTGAACACCTTTGTCGATCCGGTGGGGCCCCGTGCGGAGACCACGCCCGTGCGCAGCCTGCGCCGGTGGTCTGCGCCGAGCTATCTGATGCTGCTGGAAATGGCCGTGCTGGGCTTCGGCTGGACGGAGCTGCCGCGCTGGCTGGTCGACCACTTTGCCGCCGACCGCTTGCACGAGGTGCGCGCGCGCGGCTGGCCCCGCCATATACCGGTCGATGTGGTGTGGTCACGCAGGCGCACGCTCGGCCAGGCCGGCGCGTGGCTGCTGGAGACGATGCTGGCGGAGACGGCGTAG